AGAATCTTCTCCAGCTTTGCCTGAGTGACGTTTGAAGTTCCAATATTCCTTACCAGTCCTTCATCGACCAGGGTTTCCATGCCACGCCAGGTGTTCATGAAACTTTCCAGGATGAAAGGTTTGGCTTCGGGGGATCTCGATGAGACATCGCAGCCCTTCGGGTGAAAGTTGGGGAAAGGCCAATGAACCAGGTAAAGGTCCAAGTAGTCGATGTGCAGATTTCGCAGGCTTTGTTTACAGGACTCTATGACATTGTCTTCTCCATGCATATCGTTCCATACCTTGGAGGTAATCCATAGGTCCTCTCTTGAAAATCCACTTTCAAAACGTTTTTGAAAAACGGTTCCGATTTCTGGCTCATTACCATAGACAGAGGCGCAGTCGATGTGCCGGTAGCCGATCTCGATGGCCTTATCGACGGCCTCTGCAATCTCATCATTTGTTACATGATCGGAGCCAAAGGTGCCCAGGCCGATGGCGGGCATGTTGTCACCGGATGCCAGTTTGCGAAATGGAACTGCAGAAGGATCTACAGCTTGCAATGCAGAAGGTTGAGAAAGCTTGGATGAATTTTGCATGGAGGGTTAGTTTAAACTTTTTTTCCGCAGTAGTGGATTGTGCGGTACGGCTGATGCATGGAGATATCTGATCTGTTTAGCTCTTCAGGTATAGTTAACTGCGATTGAGGGTAGCTGTGAAGTTTTTAGGGGAGACGCCAAAGAATTGTTTAAAGGAACGGGAGAAGTAGTAATGGTCATCGATACCAACCTTGTCGGCCACTTCCTTTACCAGATGATTTCCAGCCATTAAAAGTTCGGCTGCGTAATTCATCTTATAGTGTAAGAGAAGGCTTGAGGGTGGGGTGTTGGTGTAGCGTTTAAAAAGTCTAGCCAGGTAAGCGCTACTCACATTACATTGGCTGGCAAGGTCGTTGATACTCTTGAGATTGCTGAAGTTGTTATTGAGGTAGGAGCGACAGCGTTCGTAGGTGGCGTAAGCCAGGCTCATGTTTCCCTCGGGTACATAGGAGAGTTGGTGGATGCGCTCGATGAGTAGTTCGATAAGCAACTGGCAAATCCTCTGCACATTGTCGCCTCCCTTTTTTCCGCCGTCTTGTAGTTGACGGAATATGTCATGAATCCATCGGTATTGCGCAATCTGGTGAGGGGTGAGTTCTTTTAGGAATGTTTCCCAAAGTAGTTCAGGGACTTTGGTTCCTTGGAGATCTATGAAGAACTTCACGAGCTGTTCCTCTCCTTTATTCTGAATTCTGTGAGAAGTATTGGGCCCGTAGCAGAAAACGGCGCCTGCTTTAAGGTCATGTGTTTTCCCTTCCAGCGTAACCTGGCAGCTACCCTGGGCAATGAACTCAATTCCATAGTATCCAAATTGATTGCGTTCGACAGAATAGTTGGACTCGCAGCGTTCTGAGCCTCCGGCCACCACCACCAATTCACTTTGTGGAGAGGGACTTAAATTTAGGAAAAAGTAGTCACCTTCTTTGACCTGATTAGAAATGAACGATGGCCGTTGTTTGTCCTGCATTGAGTCGTTCATAGGTGGCCTGGTTTTATATTAAATCAAGAGCGCAGTGTGCGTATGGTCATGTATATCCATCATTGAGATTCTTAATCGATTAAAAACGCCAAAATAAATGGAATGAATGGATATTTACAGGTTACATAATCTCAAAAAAGGCGACTCAAAGAATTTCCTCATAATTGATTTGTCTATGCCTAGTGGCTGTCTGTATCCATTCTAGGCAACTATTCTCAAACTCAAAAACACCCTATCTATGACTTGGATTCGTTCCCTTTTCGCCTTT
This genomic stretch from Opitutia bacterium ISCC 52 harbors:
- a CDS encoding aldo/keto reductase — translated: MQNSSKLSQPSALQAVDPSAVPFRKLASGDNMPAIGLGTFGSDHVTNDEIAEAVDKAIEIGYRHIDCASVYGNEPEIGTVFQKRFESGFSREDLWITSKVWNDMHGEDNVIESCKQSLRNLHIDYLDLYLVHWPFPNFHPKGCDVSSRSPEAKPFILESFMNTWRGMETLVDEGLVRNIGTSNVTQAKLEKILPETRISPAVNEMELHPHFQQTDLFEYVKGQGIQPIGFCPIGSPARPERDRTPEDTSPTEDPVIQEIASAHGIHPATLCVKWAEQRGQVPIPFSTNPRNMFSNIHSLTTDPLSDEEMKLIESRDRNCRLIKGQVFLWKENQTWEDLWDVDGKIAQ
- a CDS encoding AraC family transcriptional regulator, with the translated sequence MNDSMQDKQRPSFISNQVKEGDYFFLNLSPSPQSELVVVAGGSERCESNYSVERNQFGYYGIEFIAQGSCQVTLEGKTHDLKAGAVFCYGPNTSHRIQNKGEEQLVKFFIDLQGTKVPELLWETFLKELTPHQIAQYRWIHDIFRQLQDGGKKGGDNVQRICQLLIELLIERIHQLSYVPEGNMSLAYATYERCRSYLNNNFSNLKSINDLASQCNVSSAYLARLFKRYTNTPPSSLLLHYKMNYAAELLMAGNHLVKEVADKVGIDDHYYFSRSFKQFFGVSPKNFTATLNRS